In Falco biarmicus isolate bFalBia1 chromosome 6, bFalBia1.pri, whole genome shotgun sequence, the following are encoded in one genomic region:
- the TMEM17 gene encoding transmembrane protein 17, producing MSLPEPLRRQLGSFSRTVFTDSHRTSPHHPPSRADNEIVSSLPLQMSLYFNVYFFPFWWLSTVVMLHLKYPILSDYYKFILVTIMILASLIEVIRLYLGYMGNLQEKVPELAGFWLLSLLLQLPIILFLLFNEGLRIQPLERAVNMIFALFLTFQVIAAFVTLKRMANKLATQFRLREFDQLKDHPVPDFYSLGKEARAVPMAGRDPSAGWGSHTEGLRS from the exons ATGTCGCTGCCCGAGCCCCTCAGGCGGCAGCTGGGCTCCTTCAGCCGCACCGTCTTCACCGACAGCCACCGCACCAGCCCGCACCACCCGCCTAGCCGCGCAG ATAATGAAATAGTTTCCAGTTTGCCACTGCAGATGTCCCTCTAtttcaatgtttattttttcccattctggTGGCTCAGCACAGTCGTCATGCTCCATCTGAAG TATCCGATCTTGTCAGATTACTACAAGTTCATCCTGGTCACAATCATGATCCTAGCCTCTCTAATAGAGGTCATTCGACTCTACCTGGGATACATGGGCAATCTGCAGGAGAAG GTCCCTGAACTGGCTGGGTTTTGgctcctgagcctcctcctgCAGTTGCCTATAATTCTCTTCTTGCTGTTCAACGAAGGTCTGAGAATTCAGCCACTGGAACGAGCAGTCAATATGATCTTTGCCCTCTTCCTCACCTTCCAAGTCATTGCAGCCTTTGTCACCCTGAAAAGAATGGCAAACAAACTGGCAACTCAATTCCGCCTCCGTGAATTTGACCAGCTGAAGGATCATCCTGTGCCCGATTTTTACAGCCTGGGTAAAGAAGCGAGAGCAGTTCCCATGGCTGGCAGGGACcccagtgctggctgggggTCACACACTGAGGGCCTGAGAAGCTAA